The sequence below is a genomic window from Flavobacterium sediminilitoris.
ACAACTAAGGATGAAAACATTAGCGTTACTGTAATAAATTACAGTTCAAAAGTACTTTTAGAAAAAATAGAAAAAAAATAATTTTTTCATTAAAAAGCTTGCAGATATAAATAAAGCTTGTATATTTGCACTCGCAATACGGAATTAAACATTGCAATTTATTAGGGCGATTAGCTCAGCTGGTTCAGAGCACCTCGTTTACACCGAGGGGGTCGGGGGTTCGAACCCCTCATCGCCCACAAAAAGCACTCCAAATGGAGTGTTTTTTTTTACCTTTAACTTAAAGTTTTTTAGTAACATTATATTAAAATTAATATAATAAACTATATTAATTTTAAAAATAGAAAAATCCTAATTATTGAAATAAAAATAAAGATTTTTATGTTTTAAATACTTCAAAAAATATAATGACTAAAAATGATTCTATAAAAAACCAAAGTTTACATTTTTAAGATTCTAAAGTTCATAATAATAAAAAAATGCCAAATTACAAATCATTATGGTGCATAATTGTAAATATCTAAATATAATAATCATCCAGTAAGGCCTAAAGTAGTCATAGACCATATGAATGAAATATTAATAGATGAAAGACAAATTTTATTCAAATTAGAAACTAATATACAAGATCAAAACACTTCTCACACAAGAATATAAATTACTTTAGCAAATACTCAAAATAAGGAAGTTTAAAAAGTTAATCTCCTAGAAAGGAAAATAAGACATTTTTGAAAATATTTTTTTTATTAAAAAAAAGATGTAAATTGAAAAGATTTAAAGATAAAATAAAATGAAGATAGGTATTTTAGAGGACCATGCTTTAATTGCTGAATTGTTAAAAGAAAATTTAAATTTGAAATTAGGATATGATAAAATTTATATTTTTAATAATTCAGAAAAATTGTTTTCACTTTTGCAAAATGAGAAATTAGATTTCTTATTTTTAGATATGTATATTAACGATGAAAATGGAATTAATGTATTAAAGGAATGTAGAAAAAGATACAATAAAGAAGAATTAAAAATAATTATTTTAAGTTCATCTGTTGAACCAAAAATAATTTCAGATTCTTTTAAATATGAAGCAAATGGATATGTTACAAAACATGAAAGCATGGATGAAATCATTGAAGTTTTTCAAAATTTAATAGAGTTTCCTTTAAAGAATAGAGTTAGTAGTAGTGTTTCTGATATTTTATTAGAATACAATATATCGGGAGATAAAATAAAGTTATCACCACGAGAAGAACAGTTACTAACTTTAATTTGTAATGCTAAATCAGCAAAAGAAATTGCATACGAATTAGGTTTAAGCTTAAATACAATTCATTATTACACAAAAAGATTGATGATAAAAATGGGTGTAAATAGAACACCTGATTTAATATTAAAAGCAATAGAAAAAGGGTATCATTTTATAAATTAAGCTAAAGGAATTTCCACATTAATAATAAAGCCTTTTGAAATATTTTTAGTTTCAAATATGCCTTTTATCAACTCCATTTAACAGGACAGCCTACACCATACAAACATTGTAATATCCAAATGGAATTGACATTAAACTTAAAGAGTTTTAAAAACTATTATAAATTTTTATGATAAACTAAAAAATCCCTCAAAATGAGGGATTTTTTAGTTTTATAACTTTCTTCTAGCTCTTTCTTTTTTAATCAAATCAAGTTCTCTACTTGTTTGTCCTGCAACAGAAGTGTTTTCTTCTGCTCTTCTTATTAAATATGGCATAACATCTCTTACAGGACCAAAAGGAAGGTATTTTGCTACATTATAACCACTCTCTGCTAAATTGTAACTAATATTATCACTCATTCCAAATAATTGTCCAAAAAAGATACGAGCATCATTTTTAGCAATACCTTTCTCGGCCATCAATTCCATCAAACGATATGAACTATTTTCATTATGTGTTCCTGCAAAAATAGCCATCTTCTCTATATTTTCTAACATATAAACAACTGCTGCATCATAATTTTCATCTGTAGCTTGTTTACTAGCACAAATAGGTGTTGGATAGCCTTTTTCTTCTGCACGTTTATTTTCTTTCTCCATGTAAGCACCACGAACTAACTTCATTCCTATGTAAAAACCATCAACTTTAGCCAAAGTGTATAGTTTTTTAAGATAATCAAGTCTATCCCATCGATACATTTGTAAAGTATTAAAAACAATAGCCTTCTCTTTATTATACTTTCTCATCATTTCAGCTACTAAATCATCAGCAGCATCTTGCATCCAACTTTCTTCTCCATCAATTAACAGGGCTACATCTTTTTCATGTGCAACACTACAAACTTTATCAAATCGAGCTACTACTCTATCCCATTCAATCTGCTCCTCTGGAGATAATGATTTACCTTCTCCTAATTTTTCATATAATGCAAAACGACCAAAACCTGTTGGCTTAAAAACAGCAAAAGGAATAGCTAAACGTTCTTTAGCAAATTCAATTGTCTTTAATGTCATATCTAAAGCAGCATCAAACTGAGCTTCTTCTTCTTTACCTTCTACTGAATAATCCAAAACTGAAGAAACTCCTTTTGTAAACATCTTATCAACAACAGAAAGACAATCGTTCTCATTTATTCCACCACAAAAGTGATCAAAAACGGTACTTCTTATTAAACCTTCAACTGGTAAATGTGCTTTTAAAGCAAAATTTGTAACAGCAGTTCCTATTCTAACTAGTGGCTGACTCTCAATCAATTTAAATAAAAAATAAGCTCTTTCTAGTTCAGTATCACTTTTTAATGAAAAAGCAACCTCAGTATTATTAAATATTTTTTCCATCTTTTAGTACTAATTTGGAATGCAAATATACTTTAGAGCATTGTAATTTTAAATAAAAAATGCCTTATTTTGCAATAAATTGAAAATAAAAACAATGCAGACTATTATAGCTAATAATTATCACGTTTTTTTTAACGAAAAAGGATATCAATATTTATCTGAAATTCTAGTTCCAAAAGACTATTCGAAAATATTTATTCTAGTTGATGAGAATACTTCAAATCATTGTCTACCAAAATTTTTATCAATGTTATCTACAGAAGTAGAAATCGAAATAATAGAGCTAGAAGCAGGAGAAGAAAATAAAAACATAGAAACGTGTTTACAAATTTGGCATTCATTAACTGAATTAGGAGGAGATAGAAAAAGTATCATTCTTAATTTAGGTGGAGGCGTTATTACAGATATTGGTGGATTTATTGCTTGTACTTTCAAAAGAGGGATTGATTTTATAAACATACCCACTACTCTATTATCAATGGTAGATGCATCAATAGGTGGAAAAAATGGAGTCGATTTAGGAAATCTAAAAAATCAAATAGGAATTATTAGAGAACCCAAAGCCGTAATTATTGATACATTATTTTTAGAAACATTACCTGGAAACCAAATGCGTTCTGGATTTGCAGAAATGTTAAAACATGGATTAATATTTGACAGAGAATATTGGAATAAATTAAAAAATGTATCTTCCTTAAATACAAATGATTTAAATAGTTTAATTCATGAATCAGTTGAGATAAAAAACAAAATAGTTTCTGAAGATATAACTGAAAATGGAATTCGAAAATCACTAAATTTTGGACATACATTAGGGCATGCAATTGAAAGTTATTTTCTTGAAAACACAGAAAAACAAAGCTTACTACATGGAGAAGCTATTGCAATAGGAATGATTTTAGAAGGTTTTATATCTAAAGAGAAAGGACTGTTAACTGATGAAGAATATCAAGAATTAAAATATGTAATTAGTGATATCTACGATCCTATAGAATTTAATGAAGTTGATATCAAAAATTGTATAGATTTATTGATTTATGACAAAAAAAATGAATTTGGAACCATTCAGTTTGCCTTATTAAATGGTATTGGAAAAATAAAAATTAACGAACAAAGTTCTAATGAATTGATTTTTAAAGCTTTTGAAAATTATAAATCATAATATTTTTTTAATAATATAGTTTGAAAATAGCATAAAAATATTTTTACCTTTGTACTATAATGAAAGAAAGAAAAACAAAGAGATCTTTAAATATAATTACAAAACAAAGAGGTGTTTATTCAGCATCTCTATCTTATAGCAAATTAAATTCTAAAGCAAGTTCTTTTATTCATTTATTTGAATTATTAAAAGCATTTAATGAAAAGTTACTTATCATTTTTGCAAATATTAGGGTTTGAAGAGCAGATATAATTACAGATCAATTATTCTAATTTTCAAAACACTTAAAACATTATTATTCAAATGAATACAAAATATTATGATTTAATAAATCAAACATTTTATTTTCCACAAGAAGAATTTACATTACAGAAAGATACACTTCAATTTCACGGAATCGACTTAATGAAATTAGTTGAAGAATATGGTACACCGTTGAAATTTACTTATTTACCAAAAATTTCTAAAAACATAAAAAGAGCTAAAACTTGGTTTAGAAATGCAATGGAAAAGCATGACTATGATGCTAAATATTTCTATTGCTATTGTACAAAAAGTTCTCATTTTGAATTTGTTTTAAACGAAGCTCTAAAAAATAACATTCACATAGAAACTTCATCTGCTTTTGATATAAATATTGTAGAAAAACTGATTGAAGAAGGAAAAATAAACAAGAACACCTTTGTTATATGTAACGGATTTAAACGTGATCAATACATTGAAAACATTGCACGATTAATTAATAATGGTCATAAAAATACTATTCCTATTATTGATAATTACGAAGAATTAGATCTTTTACAAGAACAAATTAAAAGTAAAATTAAGATTGGAATCCGTATTGCTGCTGAAGAAGAACCTAAATTTGAATTCTATACTTCAAGATTAGGTATTGGATATAAGAATATAGTTCCATTCTACAGAAAACAAATTCAAGAAAATAAAAAAGTAGAACTAAAAATGCTTCACTTTTTTATTAATACAGGAATACGAGATACTGCTTATTACTGGAATGAACTTTTAAAATGTATGAAAGTATACATTTCATTAAAAAAAGAATGTCCTTCATTAGACAGTTTAAATATTGGTGGTGGTTTTCCAATCAAAAACTCATTAGCTTTTGAATATGATTATCAATATATGATTGATGAAATACTGAATCAAATAAAAATTGCTTGTGATGAAGCTGAAGTTCCTGTACCAAATATTTATACAGAATTTGGTTCATTTACGGTTGGTGAATCTGGAGGTGCTATCTATGAAGTTTTATATCAAAAGCAACAAAATGATAGAGAAAATTGGAATATGATTGACTCTTCTTTCATTACTACATTACCAGATACTTGGGCTATCAACAAACGATTTGTAATGTTAGCTGTAAATCGCTGGAATGACACTTACGAAAGAGTACTTCTAGGTGGAATGACTTGTGATAGTGATGATTATTACAATTCAGAACAACATATGAATGCAGTTTATTTACCAAAATATAACAAAGAAAAGCCATTATATATTGGATTCTTCAATACAGGTGCTTATCAAGAAACAATTGGAGGATTTGGAGGATTACATCACTGTTTAATTCCACAACCAAAACACATTCTAATTGATCGTGATAAAAATGGAATTTTAGCAACTGAAATTTTTTCAGAGCAACAAAATGCAAATGATGTTTTAAACATTTTAGGTTATAATAAAAACAAATAATATCAAAAAGAGATGAATAAAGGACCAATTAGTCAATTTGTAGAAAAGCATTATCTACACTTTAATGCTGCTGCATTAGTTGATGCTGCAAAAGGATATGAAGAACATTTATTAGATAATGGAAAAATGATGGTTACTCTTGCAGGTGCTATGAGTACAGCAGAACTTGGAAAATCATTAGCAGAAATGATTCGTCAAGACAAAATTCATATTATTTCATGTACAGGAGCTAATCTTGAAGAAGACATTATGAACTTAGTAGCGCATAATTCTTATAAAAGAGTACCTAATTATAGAGATTTAAGCCCACAAGAAGAATGG
It includes:
- a CDS encoding proline dehydrogenase family protein, coding for MEKIFNNTEVAFSLKSDTELERAYFLFKLIESQPLVRIGTAVTNFALKAHLPVEGLIRSTVFDHFCGGINENDCLSVVDKMFTKGVSSVLDYSVEGKEEEAQFDAALDMTLKTIEFAKERLAIPFAVFKPTGFGRFALYEKLGEGKSLSPEEQIEWDRVVARFDKVCSVAHEKDVALLIDGEESWMQDAADDLVAEMMRKYNKEKAIVFNTLQMYRWDRLDYLKKLYTLAKVDGFYIGMKLVRGAYMEKENKRAEEKGYPTPICASKQATDENYDAAVVYMLENIEKMAIFAGTHNENSSYRLMELMAEKGIAKNDARIFFGQLFGMSDNISYNLAESGYNVAKYLPFGPVRDVMPYLIRRAEENTSVAGQTSRELDLIKKERARRKL
- a CDS encoding response regulator transcription factor; this translates as MKIGILEDHALIAELLKENLNLKLGYDKIYIFNNSEKLFSLLQNEKLDFLFLDMYINDENGINVLKECRKRYNKEELKIIILSSSVEPKIISDSFKYEANGYVTKHESMDEIIEVFQNLIEFPLKNRVSSSVSDILLEYNISGDKIKLSPREEQLLTLICNAKSAKEIAYELGLSLNTIHYYTKRLMIKMGVNRTPDLILKAIEKGYHFIN
- a CDS encoding arginine decarboxylase translates to MNTKYYDLINQTFYFPQEEFTLQKDTLQFHGIDLMKLVEEYGTPLKFTYLPKISKNIKRAKTWFRNAMEKHDYDAKYFYCYCTKSSHFEFVLNEALKNNIHIETSSAFDINIVEKLIEEGKINKNTFVICNGFKRDQYIENIARLINNGHKNTIPIIDNYEELDLLQEQIKSKIKIGIRIAAEEEPKFEFYTSRLGIGYKNIVPFYRKQIQENKKVELKMLHFFINTGIRDTAYYWNELLKCMKVYISLKKECPSLDSLNIGGGFPIKNSLAFEYDYQYMIDEILNQIKIACDEAEVPVPNIYTEFGSFTVGESGGAIYEVLYQKQQNDRENWNMIDSSFITTLPDTWAINKRFVMLAVNRWNDTYERVLLGGMTCDSDDYYNSEQHMNAVYLPKYNKEKPLYIGFFNTGAYQETIGGFGGLHHCLIPQPKHILIDRDKNGILATEIFSEQQNANDVLNILGYNKNK
- the aroB gene encoding 3-dehydroquinate synthase produces the protein MQTIIANNYHVFFNEKGYQYLSEILVPKDYSKIFILVDENTSNHCLPKFLSMLSTEVEIEIIELEAGEENKNIETCLQIWHSLTELGGDRKSIILNLGGGVITDIGGFIACTFKRGIDFINIPTTLLSMVDASIGGKNGVDLGNLKNQIGIIREPKAVIIDTLFLETLPGNQMRSGFAEMLKHGLIFDREYWNKLKNVSSLNTNDLNSLIHESVEIKNKIVSEDITENGIRKSLNFGHTLGHAIESYFLENTEKQSLLHGEAIAIGMILEGFISKEKGLLTDEEYQELKYVISDIYDPIEFNEVDIKNCIDLLIYDKKNEFGTIQFALLNGIGKIKINEQSSNELIFKAFENYKS